A part of Bacteroidota bacterium genomic DNA contains:
- a CDS encoding ADP-ribosylglycohydrolase family protein, with translation MLVELAIGDAYGAGFEYVSKRITREHNDLSGYIQHPRHGTAPGCYTDDTQMTLAIAEAIVSGEPWTPENLARRFVEVYKRDPREGYARGFRAFLEEVHDGTEFLDRIRPESDKSGAAMRAVPIGVYPDVPTVIERSRLQAAITHDTPGGIAASVATSLMAHYFLYDLGPKAGLPAFIATHVDGPWTTPWRGKVGAEGMMSAHAAVTAITQSTTLSGLLKRCIALLGDVDTVATIALGAASCSPEFEKDLPDVLVAGLEDSSYGRTYLQRLDAQLVAMMPR, from the coding sequence ATGCTCGTTGAACTCGCTATCGGAGATGCCTACGGCGCGGGCTTTGAGTACGTCTCGAAGCGGATCACCCGCGAGCACAACGACCTCAGCGGCTACATCCAGCACCCGCGCCACGGCACGGCACCAGGCTGCTACACCGACGACACGCAGATGACGCTCGCCATCGCCGAGGCCATCGTCTCGGGCGAGCCGTGGACGCCTGAGAATCTGGCCCGGCGCTTTGTGGAGGTCTACAAGCGCGACCCGCGTGAGGGCTATGCCCGGGGCTTCCGCGCCTTTCTCGAAGAGGTGCACGACGGGACGGAGTTCCTGGACCGGATTCGACCGGAAAGCGACAAGAGCGGTGCCGCGATGCGTGCCGTTCCCATCGGCGTCTACCCGGACGTTCCCACGGTCATCGAGCGCAGCCGCCTCCAGGCCGCGATCACGCACGACACGCCCGGCGGTATCGCGGCCAGCGTAGCGACGAGCCTGATGGCGCACTACTTCCTCTACGACCTCGGACCGAAGGCCGGCCTGCCCGCCTTCATCGCTACACACGTCGATGGGCCGTGGACGACGCCCTGGCGTGGCAAGGTCGGCGCAGAGGGGATGATGAGCGCGCACGCGGCGGTGACCGCGATCACGCAGTCGACCACGCTCAGTGGCCTGCTCAAGCGCTGCATCGCGCTCCTGGGCGACGTAGACACCGTCGCCACCATTGCGCTTGGGGCTGCCTCCTGCTCGCCGGAGTTCGAGAAGGACCTGCCTGACGTGCTGGTGGCCGGTTTGGAAGACAGCTCGTACGGCCGCACCTACCTCCAGCGCCTCGACGCGCAGCTAGTGGCGATGATGCCCCGCTAG